From a region of the Anomalospiza imberbis isolate Cuckoo-Finch-1a 21T00152 chromosome 3, ASM3175350v1, whole genome shotgun sequence genome:
- the CALM2 gene encoding calmodulin-2 yields the protein MADQLTEEQIAEFKEAFSLFDKDGDGTITTKELGTVMRSLGQNPTEAELQDMINEVDADGNGTIDFPEFLTMMARKMKDTDSEEEIREAFRVFDKDGNGYISAAELRHVMTNLGEKLTDEEVDEMIREADIDGDGQVNYEEFVQMMTAK from the exons GCTGATCAACTGACAGAAGAGCAGATTGCAG AATTCAAAGAAGCTTTCTCACTATTTGACAAGGATGGTGATGGTACTATAACTACTAAGGAGTTGGGGACAGTAATGAGATCACTTGGTCAAAACCCCACAGAAGCAGAGCTACAGGATATGATAAATGAAGTAGATGCTGATG GCAATGGCACAATTGACTTTCCAGAATTTCTGACAATGATggcaagaaaaatgaaagatacAGATAGTGAAGAAGAAATTAGAGAAGCGTTCCGTGTCTTTGACAAG gATGGTAATGGTTACATTAGTGCTGCAGAGCTCCGTCATGTGATGACAAATCTGGGGGAGAAGCTAACAGATGAAGAAGTTGATGAAATGATTAGGGAAGCAGACATTGATGGTGATGGTCAAGTAAATTATGAAG AGTTTGTACAAATGATGACAGCGAAGTGA